One Halictus rubicundus isolate RS-2024b chromosome 10, iyHalRubi1_principal, whole genome shotgun sequence genomic window carries:
- the LOC143357968 gene encoding uncharacterized protein LOC143357968 produces the protein MWKFVTRGIRETLDRRACRTNIYSQTSQDSTKNEVKTDLTCNHKILTPSFSVCNKEFSGSAKGGDFKNKNEDSKWNTKYTWSDAVGWSSVLAVGWVVCQTLCLRRRIFEKEKTDSIKTKLCQYPDARASYLFGQVSNLNPKHLLRVTECAGNNNKKYVEEETELEWNASKPFGPITVEEALKEATEEFTNIHKLATSEFELHYGLKALEEKRYKDAIKHFATGAKLSSPASMFNLGLCYELGLGTLADQKKAVKYYNDAAEQGHADAIYNLGVFYAQGRGGVSIDIDRARDYFVKAAKLGQSQAQHALDLEKRYYQSTQNEHNTMFASKSESNVNYLQNTNSMSRILKKLTNYSNALNTRFHMESMENSDYTQNETETKNSTELFLDLLGINESNILPAAMESNNIRVPC, from the exons ATGTGGAAGTTTGTTACCCGTGGAATTCGCGAGACGTTAGATCGTCGTGCATGCCGTACAAATATTTATTCGCAAACGTCCCAAGATAGTACAAAAAATGAGGTTAAAACTGATCTGACGTGCAACCATAAGATCCTCACGCCAAGCTTTTCGGTTTGTAATAAAGAATTCAGTGGATCTGCGAAAGGCGGTGATTTTAAGAATAAAAATGAGGATTCCAAATGGAATACAAAATACACCTGGTCGGACGCTGTAGGATGG TCCAGTGTATTGGCTGTCGGATGGGTTGTATGTCAAACATTATGTCTTCGTAGAAGAATTTTTGAGAAGGAGAAAACCGATTCCATAAAAACCAAGTTATGTCAATATCCAGATGCACGAGCTTCTTATTTATTTGGTCAAGTATCAAATTTGAATCCAAAACATCTTCTACGTGTTACCGAGTGTGCTGGaaacaataacaaaaaatatgttGAAGAAGAAACAGAGTTAGAATGGAATGCAAGCAAACCATTTGGGCCAATCACCGTAGAAGAG GCTCTCAAAGAAGCTACTGAAGAATTTACTAATATTCACAAATTAGCTACAAGTGAATTTGAACTTCATTATGGCCTCAAAGCTTTAGAAGAAAAACGTTATAAAGATGCAATAAAGCACTTTGCTACTGGTGCAAAATTATCATCACCTGCTAGTATGTTTAATTTGGGTTTGTGTTATGAATTGGGGCTTGGAACATTGGCAGATCAAAAAAAG gctgtaaaatattacaatgacgCAGCAGAGCAAGGTCATGCAGATGCTATATACAATTTAGGTGTTTTCTATGCTCAAGGCAGAGGCGGTGTCTCAATAGATATCGATAGAGCTCGTGATTATTTTGTGAAAGCAGCTAAACTAGGACAAAGTCAAGCACAGCACGCATTAGATTTAGAGAAACGTTATTATCAGTCTACACAAAACGAACACAATACAATGTTTGCTAGCAAAAGTGAAAGTAATGTTAACTATTTACAAAACACTAACAGTATGAGTCGCATTCTCAAGAAACTAACTAATTATAGTAATGCATTGAATACACGTTTTCATATGGAATCTATGGAAAATTCCGACTACACCCAAAATGAAACAGAAACTAAAAATTCCACAGAGTTATTTTTAGATTTACTTGGTATAAATGAATCCAATATATTACCCGCCGCAATGGAGTCAAATAATATTAGAGTGCCATGTTAA
- the LOC143357974 gene encoding ADP-ribose pyrophosphatase, mitochondrial, with protein sequence MMHYKCRQVFYASSNVKRFEVPENKVPWTVEFLKYKPVKHTASVLRGKPWADPEIGDPLFKPKWNSLDGHVNRKSFNGDYIIDENGYPLNPVGRTGIIGRGILGRWGPNHAADPIVTCWKRNTSKELEINKCSNKPILQFVAIQRRDSGEWAIPGGMVDPGETVSTTLKREFMEEALNFIEKDEISRNELERSLKDFFEKGEEIYKGYVDDPRNTDNAWMETIATNFHDNDSSIVGQIALMSGDDACNVKWMDIDGKLNLYANHSEFIKRTVQKHNAHW encoded by the exons ATGATGCATTATAAATGTAGACAGGTCTTTTATGCTTCTAGCAATGTAAAACGATTTGAAGTACCTGAAAACAAAGTACCATGGACTGTCGAGTTCTTAAAATATAAACCAGTTAAACACACCGCTTCAGTTCTAAGAGGCAAACCTTGGGCGGATCCGGAAATTGGAGACCCTTTATTTAAACCAAAATGGAATTCTCTTGACG GTCATGTGAACCGTAAGAGTTTCAACGGAGATTATATTATAGATGAGAATGGTTATCCTTTGAATCCTGTTGGCCGTACTGGCATTATTGGACGCGGCATCTTGGGACGATGGGGTCCAAATCATGCCGCAGATCCCATTGTAACATGTTGGAAACGAAATACTTCCAAAGAGTTAGAAATAAACAAATGTTCGAACAAACCAATTTTGCAATTTGTTGCAATACAAAGACGAGATTCTGGAGAATGGGCTATACCTGGCGGTATGGTTGATCCAGGAGAAACTGTATCAACAACTCTCAAAAGAGAGTTTATGGAAGAAGCTTTGAACTTTATAGAAAAAGATGAAATATCAAGAAACGAGTTGGAGAGATCTCTCAAGGATTTTTTCGAGAAAGGAGAAGAAATTTACAAAGGATATGTAGATGATCCTAGAAATACCGATAATGCTTGGATGGAAACTATAGCTACAAATTTCCATGACAACGACAGTAGTATTGTTGGACAAATAGCACTAATGTCTGGAGATGACGCATGTAATGTTAAATGGATGGATATCGAcggaaaattaaatttgtatgcTAATCATAGTGAATTTATCAAGAGAACAGTGCAAAAGCATAATGCACATTGGTAA